A section of the Balearica regulorum gibbericeps isolate bBalReg1 chromosome 6, bBalReg1.pri, whole genome shotgun sequence genome encodes:
- the S100B gene encoding protein S100-B has product MSELEKAMIAIIDAFHQYSGKEGDKHKLKKSELKELINNELTHFLGEIKDQETVDKVMEALDSDGDAECDFQEFVAFIAMVTAACHEFFEHE; this is encoded by the exons ATGTCTGAGCTGGAGAAGGCCATGATTGCCATCATTGATGCCTTCCACCAATAttcagggaaggagggagacaAGCACAAGCTGAAGAAATCAGAACTGAAGGAGCTCATTAACAATGAGTTGACCCATTTCCTTGGT GAGATCAAAGACCAGGAGACTGTGGACAAAGTCATGGAGGCGCTGGACAGCGATGGGGACGCAGAGTGCGACTTCCAGGAGTTTGTAGCCTTCATTGCAATGGTCACCGCTGCTTGCCATGAGTTCTTTGAGCACGAGTGA